A single genomic interval of Saccharospirillum mangrovi harbors:
- a CDS encoding OsmC family protein: MKATIHWAGDKAFEYVSDSGHHGFVDGAAKDGGDSRGPSPMELVLCGLGGCTSYDVVDILRKGRQDVVDCQAQLQAERADTIPAVFTRIHVHFIVSGHDLKPNMVERAVKLSAEKYCSASLMLEKGGVEITHSYEVVEL; encoded by the coding sequence TTGAAGGCAACTATTCATTGGGCCGGTGACAAGGCCTTCGAGTATGTATCGGACAGCGGCCATCACGGTTTTGTTGATGGGGCTGCTAAAGACGGCGGTGACAGCCGCGGCCCGAGTCCGATGGAACTGGTGCTGTGCGGACTCGGTGGCTGCACCAGTTATGACGTGGTCGATATTTTGCGCAAAGGCCGTCAGGATGTGGTTGATTGTCAGGCGCAATTACAAGCCGAGCGTGCCGACACCATTCCGGCGGTGTTCACGCGCATTCATGTACATTTCATCGTCAGCGGCCATGATCTGAAACCAAATATGGTTGAACGAGCGGTCAAATTGTCTGCGGAAAAATATTGTTCGGCATCGTTGATGCTGGAAAAAGGTGGTGTCGAAATAACTCACAGCTATGAGGTGGTTGAGCTTTGA
- the crp gene encoding cAMP-activated global transcriptional regulator CRP — MVRQPLEHTHLDYFLSQCHRRRYPSKTTLIYAGDKSDSLFYIIKGTVSVIIEDDDGREMIMTYLNTGDFFGELGLFDNLDSRSAWVKTKTECEIAEISYNKFREITQDDARILYFIGEQMASRLRATTRKVGDLAFLDVTGRVARTLLDLCHQPDAMTHPEGMQIKITRQEIGRIVGCSREMVGRVLKNLEEQGLVNVKGKTMVVFGSREFFQQR, encoded by the coding sequence ATGGTCAGACAGCCACTCGAACATACTCATCTCGATTATTTCCTGTCGCAATGCCACCGCCGACGTTATCCCTCCAAGACCACGCTGATTTACGCTGGCGACAAGAGCGATTCGCTGTTCTATATCATCAAAGGCACCGTCTCGGTCATCATCGAAGACGACGACGGTCGTGAAATGATCATGACCTACCTGAACACTGGCGACTTCTTCGGTGAGCTGGGTTTGTTCGACAACCTGGATTCGCGCTCGGCCTGGGTCAAGACCAAGACCGAATGTGAAATCGCCGAAATCTCCTATAACAAATTCCGTGAAATCACTCAGGACGACGCTCGCATCCTGTATTTTATCGGCGAGCAAATGGCCAGCCGCTTGCGCGCCACCACCCGCAAAGTGGGCGATCTGGCGTTCCTGGATGTTACCGGCCGCGTCGCCCGCACCTTGCTCGATCTGTGTCACCAACCCGATGCCATGACTCACCCGGAAGGTATGCAGATCAAAATCACCCGCCAGGAAATCGGCCGCATCGTTGGCTGTTCCCGTGAAATGGTCGGTCGAGTACTGAAGAATCTCGAAGAGCAAGGCTTGGTTAATGTCAAAGGCAAGACCATGGTGGTGTTCGGTTCGCGCGAATTCTTCCAGCAACGCTGA